Genomic DNA from Paracoccus aminophilus JCM 7686:
CACCACCGCCGACACCGCTGCGAGTTGCAGCGAATGCAGGGTCGCCGACAGGAAGCGCGCATTGGAAAACAGCTCGCCAAACCAGCGCAGCGAAAAGCCCTCGGGCGGGAAGGCAAGGAACTCGCCCCCCGAGAAGGAAAGCACCACCACCAGCAGGATCGGCGCCATCAGGAAGATATAGATCAGTGTGACGAGGGCCAAGAAGACATAGTCCCAGATCGTCTTGCTTCCGGTCATGGCAGCCTCCGCATCGCCCGCGCGGTCAGGCGCAGATAGACAACGAGGATCGCAAGCGTGATCACCGCCATGAAAATCGCAAGCGCTGCGCCCGCCGGCCAGCGGAAGTTGTCGACAAGATATTGCACGACCAGCACCGCCATGGTCCGCCCCTGCGAGCCGCCAAGCATGGCCGGCGTGACATAGGCCGAGATCGAGAGGACGAAGACTAGGATCGACCCCGCCTGAATTCCCGGCATCGACAGAGGCAGCGTCACCTTGAAAAAGGTCCGCATCCGCGAGGCCCCCAGCGAGCGCCCGGCTAAAGCGATCTCGGGATTGATCGCTTGAAGGTTGCCCAGAAGCGGCAGGATCACGAAAGGCAAGAAGACATGGATCAGCGCAATCGTGACCCCAAGCGGCGTATTGAGCAGCTGGATCGGCCGGTCAATCAGATGAAGCGCCTTCATCCAGCTGTTCGCGATGCCGTTGTTTGACAGAATGATCATCCAGGCAAAGGTCCGCACCACCAGCCCCACGAGCAGCGGCGAGATCACGCAGATGTAAAGCAGGCTCGCGACCCGACTGCGGGTGCGAGCGAGATGATAGGCGACAGGATAGCCCAGCAGCAACGTCACCACGGTCACGATCAGCGCCGTGCGGACCGTGCGCCAGACGATGCCCCAGATGAAAGGATCGGCGATGACATCAGTATAATGGGCCAGCGTGAAGCCATCGCCGTAGACCGCCTTGGTCGAGGCCTCCCGAAAGCTCATAACGACGATGGAGATATAGGGCAGGATCAAGAAGCCCACGAGCAGGACAAGCGCGGGCAGGATCATCCACCAGACCGGCGCGCGGCGGTGCAGTCTCGGGGCGTCAGGTGTCACCGTCATGCCGCCAGCACCCAGCTCTTGCGCGCCGGAAAACCAAGCGTGACCGCATCGCCCTCGGACAGCGGATTGTCCGAACTGACCGTAGTCGTGACATTCGCCCCTGAGCCCAGGACGACATGCAGCAGACAATCCTCGCCCTGATAGATGGATTTGCGCACACGCCCGGTCAGGGTATTTTCCCCCGCAGCGGTGACGATATGTTCTGGGCGGATCATCACCCGGACATCGCCGGAAAGCCCAGCCACGCCGGTCGCCGAGAGCGCGCCGTCGGCCGTCTCGATCAGGTAATCCGCACCCCTGCCCTCGCGAATACGCCCGGGGATCG
This window encodes:
- a CDS encoding ABC transporter permease, producing MTVTPDAPRLHRRAPVWWMILPALVLLVGFLILPYISIVVMSFREASTKAVYGDGFTLAHYTDVIADPFIWGIVWRTVRTALIVTVVTLLLGYPVAYHLARTRSRVASLLYICVISPLLVGLVVRTFAWMIILSNNGIANSWMKALHLIDRPIQLLNTPLGVTIALIHVFLPFVILPLLGNLQAINPEIALAGRSLGASRMRTFFKVTLPLSMPGIQAGSILVFVLSISAYVTPAMLGGSQGRTMAVLVVQYLVDNFRWPAGAALAIFMAVITLAILVVYLRLTARAMRRLP